A region from the Diorhabda sublineata isolate icDioSubl1.1 chromosome X, icDioSubl1.1, whole genome shotgun sequence genome encodes:
- the LOC130451819 gene encoding neurogenic protein big brain isoform X2, translated as MGVIKRISILRAVLFIIAQCGGGIAGAAFLYGVTVPGYQGNLSAAIGHSAAIAPWERFGIEFMLTFIVVFSYFISMDTYRKWTGTSSLTIGSTYSACSFVSMPYLNPARSLGPSFVLNKWNNHWVYWLGPMCGGIVSGLIYEYIFNPRRQRKIKDVQDEESSSIRSDDIDTFDDIDKPAPPKFHGSNYNNFRAPIGATASNYCGSLYSAPATKIERGESIYGGTKSLYCNSPPLTRANLNRSQSVYAKSNSGIHKDLLPRAGPLVPAQSMYPLRINQHNHVNNQNVQNQLQQRTEGVYGVRGITPGTANRPETHGTTERQKENYSTAERQRCDNYSTAERQRRENHIVENPYGTRGTPSASETTENKPSRGNRPESMYGVLGSQTRRGQSSIQSDDSCYSSYTANSSTRNNYGGNNNGNFHNAQKPNSLGYSGRTCVGGGGATSSDSRANQSTQILVNGSNPSSYHHQHSPNPQY; from the exons ATGGGTGTGATTAAAAGGATATCGATTTTACGAGcagttttgtttattattgcTCAGTGTGGAGGAGGAATTGCTGGAGCTGCTTTCTTATACGG AGTTACTGTTCCTGGATATCAAGGAAACCTCTCCGCAGCAATTGGACATTCTGCAGCTATTGCTCCATGGGAACGATTTGGTATAGAATTCATGTTGACTTTCATAGTGGTCTTTtcctattttatttctatggaCACATATAGGAAATGGACTGGAACCAGCTCATTAACTATTGGTTCGACCTATTCAGCCTGCTCATTTGTATCT atgCCATACTTGAATCCAGCGAGGTCTCTTGGTCCATCATTTGTACTTAACAAATGGAATAATCACTGGGTGTATTGGCTGGGTCCCATGTGCGGAGGTATAGTTTCTGgattaatttatgaatatatatttaatccAAGGCGCCAACGAAAAATAAAAGACGTTCAAGACGAAGAATCGTCCAGTATCCGATCTGACGATATCGATACATTCGACGATATAGATAAACCAGCACCGCCAAAGTTTCATGGatctaattataataatttcaggGCTCCTATCGGAGCGACCGCTTCTAATTATTGTGGTAGTTTGTATTCAGCTCCTGCTACTAAAATAGAACGTGGAGAATCTATTTATGGAGGCACCAAATCGCTTTATTGTAACTCGCCTCCCTTAACACGAGCTAACTTGAATCGATCCCAATCTGTTTATGCCAAATCAAACAGTGGGATTCACAAAGATTTGTTACCAAGAGCCGGACCTTTAGTCCCCGCACAATCAATGTACCCTTTACGTATTAATCAACATAACCATGTGAACAACCAAAATGTTCAAAACCAATTGCAACAAAGAACGGAAGGTGTATATGGCGTTAGAGGAATAACTCCTGGCACTGCTAACAGACCTGAAACCCACGGAACAACAGAACgccaaaaagaaaattattctacGGCAGAACGCCAAAGATGTGATAATTATTCTACAGCTGAGAGACAAAGACGGGAAAATCACATAGTAGAAAACCCTTATGGAACAAGAGGAACTCCAAGTGCTTCAGAAACAACAGAAAATAAACCATCAAGAGGTAATCGGCCAGAATCTATGTATGGAGTACTAGGATCTCAAACCAGAAGAGGGCAATCCTCTATTCAATCTGATGATTCCTGTTACAGTTCATACACTGCCAATAGTAGTACTAGAAACAATTATGGGGGCAATAATAACGGAAATTTTCACAACGCACAAAAACCTAATTCTTTAGGATATTCGGGAAGAACCTGTGTTGGAGGTGGTGGTGCAACAAGTTCAGACAGTCGAGCCAATCAAAGTACACAAATTTTAGTTAACGGTTCAAATCCTAGCTCCTATCACCACCAACACTCACCGAATCCTCAATATTAG
- the LOC130451819 gene encoding neurogenic protein big brain isoform X1, which produces MDEQSLQSDQNIEYHLVTMFEKLENLRNGTVKATKISKLPVKVEIRTLEFWRAVISECLSSFIYVFVVCGAAAGSGVGAPISSVLLATALSAGFAMTSLTQCFGHISGAHINPAVSIAMGVIKRISILRAVLFIIAQCGGGIAGAAFLYGVTVPGYQGNLSAAIGHSAAIAPWERFGIEFMLTFIVVFSYFISMDTYRKWTGTSSLTIGSTYSACSFVSMPYLNPARSLGPSFVLNKWNNHWVYWLGPMCGGIVSGLIYEYIFNPRRQRKIKDVQDEESSSIRSDDIDTFDDIDKPAPPKFHGSNYNNFRAPIGATASNYCGSLYSAPATKIERGESIYGGTKSLYCNSPPLTRANLNRSQSVYAKSNSGIHKDLLPRAGPLVPAQSMYPLRINQHNHVNNQNVQNQLQQRTEGVYGVRGITPGTANRPETHGTTERQKENYSTAERQRCDNYSTAERQRRENHIVENPYGTRGTPSASETTENKPSRGNRPESMYGVLGSQTRRGQSSIQSDDSCYSSYTANSSTRNNYGGNNNGNFHNAQKPNSLGYSGRTCVGGGGATSSDSRANQSTQILVNGSNPSSYHHQHSPNPQY; this is translated from the exons ATGGATGAACAAAGTTTGCAAAGTGATCAAAACATCGAGTATCATTTAGTGACAATGTTTGAAAAGTTGGAAAATCTTAGAAATGGTACAGTGAAAgctacaaaaatttcaaaattgccAGTTAAAGTAGAAATCCGAACTCTAGAATTTTGGCGGGCCGTGATATCTGAGTgtttatcttcatttatttatgtttttgtcgTTTGCGGGGCTGCTGCAGGGTCCGGTGTCGGAGCTCCTATTTCATCTGTCTTATTAGCTACGGCTTTATCAGCAGGATTTGCAATGACTTCACTTACACAGTGTTTTGGGCACATTTCag GTGCCCATATAAATCCTGCTGTTTCTATAGCAATGGGTGTGATTAAAAGGATATCGATTTTACGAGcagttttgtttattattgcTCAGTGTGGAGGAGGAATTGCTGGAGCTGCTTTCTTATACGG AGTTACTGTTCCTGGATATCAAGGAAACCTCTCCGCAGCAATTGGACATTCTGCAGCTATTGCTCCATGGGAACGATTTGGTATAGAATTCATGTTGACTTTCATAGTGGTCTTTtcctattttatttctatggaCACATATAGGAAATGGACTGGAACCAGCTCATTAACTATTGGTTCGACCTATTCAGCCTGCTCATTTGTATCT atgCCATACTTGAATCCAGCGAGGTCTCTTGGTCCATCATTTGTACTTAACAAATGGAATAATCACTGGGTGTATTGGCTGGGTCCCATGTGCGGAGGTATAGTTTCTGgattaatttatgaatatatatttaatccAAGGCGCCAACGAAAAATAAAAGACGTTCAAGACGAAGAATCGTCCAGTATCCGATCTGACGATATCGATACATTCGACGATATAGATAAACCAGCACCGCCAAAGTTTCATGGatctaattataataatttcaggGCTCCTATCGGAGCGACCGCTTCTAATTATTGTGGTAGTTTGTATTCAGCTCCTGCTACTAAAATAGAACGTGGAGAATCTATTTATGGAGGCACCAAATCGCTTTATTGTAACTCGCCTCCCTTAACACGAGCTAACTTGAATCGATCCCAATCTGTTTATGCCAAATCAAACAGTGGGATTCACAAAGATTTGTTACCAAGAGCCGGACCTTTAGTCCCCGCACAATCAATGTACCCTTTACGTATTAATCAACATAACCATGTGAACAACCAAAATGTTCAAAACCAATTGCAACAAAGAACGGAAGGTGTATATGGCGTTAGAGGAATAACTCCTGGCACTGCTAACAGACCTGAAACCCACGGAACAACAGAACgccaaaaagaaaattattctacGGCAGAACGCCAAAGATGTGATAATTATTCTACAGCTGAGAGACAAAGACGGGAAAATCACATAGTAGAAAACCCTTATGGAACAAGAGGAACTCCAAGTGCTTCAGAAACAACAGAAAATAAACCATCAAGAGGTAATCGGCCAGAATCTATGTATGGAGTACTAGGATCTCAAACCAGAAGAGGGCAATCCTCTATTCAATCTGATGATTCCTGTTACAGTTCATACACTGCCAATAGTAGTACTAGAAACAATTATGGGGGCAATAATAACGGAAATTTTCACAACGCACAAAAACCTAATTCTTTAGGATATTCGGGAAGAACCTGTGTTGGAGGTGGTGGTGCAACAAGTTCAGACAGTCGAGCCAATCAAAGTACACAAATTTTAGTTAACGGTTCAAATCCTAGCTCCTATCACCACCAACACTCACCGAATCCTCAATATTAG